Proteins encoded in a region of the Isosphaeraceae bacterium EP7 genome:
- a CDS encoding ATP-binding protein, whose protein sequence is MRYPIMTVDVRLEQDVVMARQRARQLAGMLGFDAGDQTRIATALSEIARNAFRYAGGGRVEFSAEAGDTPTFHIRVVDRGPGFDHVGPVLDGTYQSTTGLGLGIPGARRLMGQFRISSQAGSGTTVEMSKPFPPKAPLPTAAQVNRVVEEMTRRGPQSPIEELQQQNHELLRTLDELRSHQDELAKTHADLVEHEASLGRLNRELEDTNRGVVALYAELDEKAEFLRRASQMKSRFLSNMGHEFRTPLNAITGLSGLLLDRLDGELSAEQEKQVRLIRGASEELTELVNDLLDLAKVEAGKVVVRALEFDAGTLFAALRGMLKPLQASNPAVALVFDEPDGPLMMETDESKLAQILRNFISNALKFTEQGEVRVSAHVQPCGDLVEFRVADTGIGIAAHDCERVFEDFTQVEGPRQRHVKGTGLGLPLVRQLAGLLGGRVDLKSELGVGSTFSATLPRVYRGPAEVCSVAGPVPEIDPSRRPVLLVEDNPEMIFIYERYLDGTPYQAVPARTIAAARHALDRFRAAAIILDVLLQEESTWNFMDELKQDESTRDIPILVVTLVENEAKARSLGADVFHTKPIERTWLLEQLTLLAPAVDNPPAEAPTRPTGGELALIVDDSEASRYMLKELLRGSGLGDEPAEAETGAEGLRLAGLRPPAVVFLDLELPDMGGLDVLKALRAAAATRHLPVIIRTSKVLDGAERNRLIEAGAAAVLSKQTASVDAVRAEINDALRGVGLGAR, encoded by the coding sequence GCGGCGGCCGGGTGGAGTTCTCCGCCGAGGCGGGCGACACGCCGACGTTCCACATCAGGGTGGTCGACCGCGGCCCCGGCTTCGACCACGTCGGCCCCGTGCTGGACGGCACTTATCAGTCGACGACCGGGCTGGGCCTGGGCATCCCCGGCGCTCGCCGGCTGATGGGCCAGTTCCGGATCAGCTCGCAGGCGGGCTCGGGCACCACCGTCGAGATGTCCAAGCCCTTCCCACCCAAGGCACCCCTGCCTACCGCGGCGCAAGTCAACCGGGTCGTCGAGGAGATGACCAGGCGCGGCCCGCAAAGCCCGATCGAGGAACTCCAGCAGCAGAACCATGAGCTGCTGCGCACCCTGGATGAACTGCGGTCGCATCAGGATGAGTTGGCCAAGACCCACGCCGACCTGGTCGAGCATGAGGCCTCGCTGGGCCGCCTCAATCGCGAGCTGGAGGACACCAACCGGGGCGTGGTGGCCCTCTACGCCGAGCTGGACGAGAAGGCGGAGTTCTTGCGACGAGCGTCGCAGATGAAGTCGCGATTCCTGTCCAACATGGGCCACGAGTTCCGCACCCCCCTGAACGCGATCACGGGGCTCTCCGGCCTGCTGCTCGACCGGCTCGACGGCGAGCTCTCCGCCGAGCAGGAGAAGCAGGTCCGGCTGATCCGCGGCGCCTCCGAGGAGCTGACCGAGCTGGTCAATGACCTGCTGGACCTGGCCAAGGTCGAGGCCGGCAAGGTCGTCGTCCGGGCGCTCGAGTTCGACGCCGGCACGCTCTTCGCCGCGCTGCGGGGAATGCTCAAGCCGCTCCAGGCGAGCAACCCGGCGGTGGCCCTGGTCTTCGACGAGCCCGACGGGCCGCTGATGATGGAGACCGACGAGAGCAAGCTGGCGCAGATCCTGCGCAACTTCATCTCCAACGCATTGAAGTTCACCGAGCAGGGCGAGGTGCGGGTCTCGGCCCACGTGCAGCCCTGCGGCGACCTCGTCGAGTTCCGCGTGGCCGACACCGGCATCGGCATCGCCGCGCACGACTGCGAGCGGGTCTTCGAGGACTTCACCCAGGTCGAAGGGCCGCGGCAGAGGCACGTCAAGGGGACCGGGCTGGGCCTCCCCCTGGTCCGGCAGCTGGCCGGCCTGCTGGGGGGCCGGGTCGACCTGAAGAGCGAGCTCGGCGTTGGCTCGACCTTCTCGGCAACCCTGCCCAGGGTCTATCGAGGGCCGGCCGAGGTTTGCAGCGTGGCGGGCCCGGTGCCCGAGATCGACCCGTCGAGGCGGCCGGTGCTGCTCGTCGAGGACAACCCCGAGATGATCTTCATCTACGAGCGGTACCTGGACGGGACCCCCTATCAGGCCGTGCCCGCGCGGACGATCGCCGCGGCCAGGCACGCGCTGGACCGGTTCCGCGCGGCGGCGATTATCCTCGACGTGCTGCTCCAGGAGGAGAGCACCTGGAACTTCATGGACGAGCTGAAGCAGGACGAGTCGACCCGCGACATCCCCATCCTGGTGGTGACGCTGGTGGAGAACGAGGCCAAGGCCAGGTCGCTTGGAGCCGACGTCTTCCACACCAAGCCGATCGAGCGGACCTGGCTGCTGGAGCAGCTGACGCTCCTCGCCCCGGCCGTGGATAATCCGCCGGCGGAGGCCCCGACGCGGCCGACCGGCGGAGAATTGGCCCTCATCGTCGACGATAGCGAGGCGTCGCGGTATATGCTGAAGGAGCTGCTCCGCGGATCGGGCCTCGGCGACGAGCCGGCCGAGGCGGAAACCGGGGCCGAGGGGCTGAGGCTGGCCGGGCTGAGGCCGCCGGCGGTCGTCTTCCTCGACCTGGAGCTGCCCGACATGGGGGGCCTGGACGTGCTGAAGGCGCTCCGGGCCGCCGCGGCGACCCGGCACCTCCCGGTCATCATCCGCACGTCGAAGGTGCTGGATGGGGCCGAGCGGAATCGACTGATCGAGGCGGGGGCCGCGGCCGTCCTGTCGAAGCAGACGGCGTCGGTCGATGCGGTCCGGGCCGAGATCAATGACGCCCTCCGGGGCGTCGGGCTGGGGGCTCGGTAG